The following is a genomic window from Geminicoccus roseus DSM 18922.
GTCGCCGCAATGGAGGGCGGCGAGATCCGCCACCCGCGCCTCCGCGGTCGGGTCGAGCACGAGCAGGGATCGGCCGGACCGGCGCAGCGATCCGATATCCGCCAGGATCGTCTCGCCGGCGATCTCCGGCACATCCAGGCGTCCCGACTGCTCGGCCGCTTCCATCGCGATGGTCGCCAGCCGCTCGACCCTCCCGAGCGGAGCGGCAACGCGCCGGGTCCGCACCGGCACGATCGTGCCCACATCCAGTTCGGTGGCCTTTTCCACCAGCCATTCCAGGCGCGGTCGCTTGATCACGGCCTGGAACAGGACCGGCGCGGTATTGCGCTCAGGCAGGTCGCGCAGCTTTGCGATCAGGTCGATGGAGACCCGCCGCCTGGCGATCTCGGCGATGCGACCGGCAAACCCGCCGCTCCTCCCGTCGAACAGCTCGACCGGATCACCTTCGCTGCGGCGCATCACCCGGCCGAGATAATGGGCGCGCGCCTCGTCGAGCTCGATGCTCGTGCCGGCAACGAGAGGCCCCGGCACAAAGAGCCGGATCGTGCTCAATCCCCAACCTCCATCGGCGCGGCCCTTACCTTGCCAGGCGGGCGGTCCTTGCGTGAGCGGCTTCGCGAAGAGGCTCTCTGCCGCTAAAAGGCCGGCATGTCGAACACGCCGTCCCTGTCCGTTGCCGATCGCCAGGTCAACTGGACCGATCGCCTGCCCCCGCGCCTGCGCCCCTACGCGATGCTGGCGCGCTGGGACCGGCCGATCGGGACCTGGCTCCTGCTGCTCCCGTGCTGGGCCGGGCTGGCCCTGGCGCCGGGCCTGCCCGACCCGGTCCTGCTGGTCGCCTTCGCGATCGGCGCGGTGGCGATGCGCGGGGCCGGGTGCACCGTCAACGACATGGCCGACCGCGACTTCGACCGCCGGGTCGAGCGGACCCGGGCGCGGCCGCTGGCCTCAGGCGCGCTCACCCTGACCCAAGCCGGCCTGTTCACCCTTGCCCAGGCGGCCGTAGGCGGGCTGGTTCTCCTGGTCCTGCCATGGCCCGCCGTGCTGATCACCCTCCTGGCCCTGCCGCTGGTCGTGATCTACCCGTTCATGAAGCGGATCACCTGGTGGCCGCAGGCCTTCCTGGGCCTGACCTTCAACTGGGGGATCCTGGTGGGCGGCGTGGCGGCGGGTGCGCCATGGCCGGCCATTCTCCTGCTCTATGCCGGGTCCATCGCCTGGACCATCGGCTACGACACGATCTACGCCCATCAGGACAAGGCCGACGACGCCCTGATCGGGGTGCGCTCCACCGCCCGGCTGTTCGGCGAACGGACCCATGGCTGGCTTTTGCTGCTCTACGCCACCACCATATCAGGCTGGGCAGCGGCGGGCTGGCTGGCGGGCAAGGGGCCTGTCTTCCTGGCCATCCTCCTGCTCATCGCGCTCTACCTGTTCCGCGAGGCCAGAACCGTGCCGATCGACGATCCGGCAGCTTGTCTGAATGCGTTCCGCCGCCACCGGTGGGTGGGGCTGGCCCTGGTTGCCGGGCTGGCGCTGGATGGATGGATGATCGGAACTTGAGGCTGGGCGGCTCCCTGTTCACCGCGATCGGTGACGAGATCGACGGCCTGCGGCGTGGCCTGACCGATCTGGCGACCGGGATGGTGCGCGACCGTACCAGGCTCGCGATCACCGGCCTGCGCCGCAGCGGCAAGACCGTGCTGACCACCTGCCTGGCCCACCACCTGCTGGAGCCGTCCGGCCTGCCGTTCTTGTCGGTGGTGGCAGAGAACCGGCTGGACGCTACCCGGCTGGTGCCGTTGCGCGACCTGCCGCCCTTTCCGGCCGAGGCCGCCATCGCCGGCCTGTCTGCCGCCGAGCCGGTCTGGCCCAAGCCCACCGATCGTCTGAGCGGCCTGAGCATCGAGATCCTCTACCGCACCGGCAACCGGATCGGCCGGCTGATCGATCCGACCCGCCGGCATTTCATCGAGATCGTCGACTATCCGGGCGAGTGGCTGCTGGACCTGCCGCTCCTGGAGCACGATTTCCGGACCTTCTCCGCTCAGGCGATGACGCTGGCCGACCGACCGATCCGCCAGCCCGCCGCTGCCGGCTGGCGCGCTCTTCTTGCGGGCCTGGATCCGACCGCTCCTGGCGACGCCGCGCTGGAGCGCAGGCTGGCCGACGCCTACAGCACCTATCTCCACACCTGCCAGGAGGAGATGGGTCTCTCCTTCATCCAGCCGGGCCGCTTCGTCGACCGCACCCGGGTCCTCGATGAGGAACTGGTGACCTTCTGTCCGCTTCCGCTGGCTTCGGGACCGTTTCCTCCAGGCTCGATCGGCGCCCGCTTCGAAGCGCGGTTCGAACGCTACCGCGACGAGATCGTGAAGGAGTTCTACCGCAGCAACTTCTCGCGCTTCGACCGGCAGATTGTCCTGGTCGATCTGCTCACAGCGCTGAACCGCGGGCCCGACCACTTCATCGACGTGCAGGAATCGATCGCGACGGTGGTTCGCTCGTTCCGCTACGGCAGCGGCAGCATCCTGACCAACTGGCTGACGCCGCGGATCGACCGGCTGGTGTTCGCCGCGACCAAGGCCGATCATATCGCGCCCTCGCAGCATGCGGCGATGAAGCAGCTCCTGGAGATCATGGTGGCTCCCTCCTCCCGCCACACCCGTTTTTCCGGCGCCCCCCACGAGGTCCTGGCCGTCGCGGCACTGCGCTCGACCGATGTGGTTCGCACGGAGCTGCACGGGCAGGTCCTGTCCTGCCTGAAGGGCCGCCTGGTCGAGACCGGCCAGGAGACCGTGCTGTTCCCTGGCGAGTTGCCGCCGGATCTGCCCGAGCCCGACGACTGGAACTCCGGGCGGTTCCGGTTCCGCGACTTTGCTCCAAGGCGCCTGCCGCGCGGCCGCAACGGCGCCTCCAGCCACATCCGGCTCGACCAGCTCCTGGAAGCAGCGATCGGGGATCGCCTGGCATGAAGCAGCAAGGTCCGATCCGGCCGTTCGAGCTGACCCCGGACGATCCGAGGGTGGGCACCGTCGAGGTGCCGCCGGAGCAGGAGCTCGATGAGGAGACTGCGGAGCTGATCCCGGAGCCGCCGGTCGGCCCGTCGCGTCGCGGCGCAGCCTTCTGGTTCAAGGTCTCGCTGGCCCTGCTGCTCGTCACCGTCCTGCTCGGCCAGTTCGTCCTGTGGGTGCGCGATCTGACGGCGGCCTCACCCTGGCTGGCCACGCCCCTGGGCGCTCTTGCGGTGGTGGCGGCGGTGACGGGGACGGCCCTGGCATGGCGGGGGCTGCTCCGCTGGCGGGCCCTGGACGAGCGTGCCGAGATCCGAGGCAGGATCGAGCGCCTTTCCGGCTCGGAACTGCACGGCGAGGCGCCGGAGCGTCTCCAGGAGGTCTCGCAGCTGATCCGGCCGGTACCGGGCATGCCTCAGGCGCTCACCCGGTACGAGCATCAGGCTTCCGACGCCCTGGCGGACGGCGAGCGCATCCAGCTCTACGAACGGGTGGTGCTGTCCGAGCTGGACGAGCGGGCAGTGCGGATCGTCGGCATGGGTGCGCGGGACATCGCGGTTCTCACCGCGGTCACGCCGACCGGCCTGCTGGACGCGCTGGTGGTGCTGACCCGGACCTTCTCGATGCTGCAGCGCCTGGCGGGCCTTTATGGGGTGCCGCCCGACCGGGTGACGGTGCTGCGCCTGATGCGGCTGAGCTTCCGCAACGCCGCGCTGGCCGGGGCCGCCGATGTCCTCACCCATGCCACCACCGAGCATCTGGGCGCCTCGTTCATGAGCATTCTGTCGGCCAAGGCCGGCCAGGGCGCCGGAAATGCGCTGCTCGCCGGCCGGCTTGGCCTGCAGGCCATCCGCCTGCTGCGTCCCCTGCCGTTCGTGACCCGCCGGCCTCCCCGCCTGGTCGACCTGCGCGGCCTGCTGGGCTTCGATCCGGCAGCGCCCTTCGACGCGCCGATGCGGCCTGCGCGGGAGCGTCAGGCAGAGAGGCGCTGAGTGACCCGGCGGGTCAGCCGCCCCAGCGCCATGCCGACCCGCTCGGCGAAGGACGGTTTGGGAGCCTCCGGCTTCGGCTGGATCACCATGCCGGTATCGCCGTCGATCACGGGGTGACCGTTGGCTGTCCCGCCATGGACTTCGCCCGGCGACGGCGTCCGCTCGCCATCGAAGCTGAACCGTTCGCTCAGCCCCTTGAGCATGCCACCCATGCGGATGAAGCGGGGCAGGAACAGCAGCAGCACCACTCCCGCGATCAGAATGACCTTCCAGGCGCTCAAACCCAAGACGCTCTCCTCACCCGATCGTCATGTCGCAGCGACCATAAGCGACCTGCCCTGCTGATAGACAGGGCTTTGCGCCAACTCTAGAGGAAGTTGCCTATCCGGGCGCCGCTGGCACGCCCGACGGCTCCGCCACGCGAGCAAATCCTACGGAACAGGTTGGTGATGGAAAGCGATCTCTCGCTCTTTCAGGCTGCGCTCTTGGGCATCGTCGAAGGCCTGACCGAGTTCCTCCCGGTCTCTTCCACGGGACACTTGCTGCTTTCCGGCTGGCTCCTCGGCGTCGACGAGCGGTTCGTCGACCTGTTCGTGGTGCCGATCCAGTTCGGAGCGATCCTGGCGGTCCTCAGCCTCTACGTGACCCGGCTCTGGGCGGTCGCGCGCAACCTCCCCCATTCCGCCGAAGCCCGGCGCTTCACCCTGGCGATCATCCTGGCCTTCCTGCCGGCCGCGGTGATCGGGCTGGCGCTGCACGGCCTGATCAAGAGCCTGTTCAGCCATGTGATCATCGTGCCGATCATGCTGATCCTTGGCGGAATCCTCATCCTGCTGATCGAGCGGTTCCATCCGCCGAGCGAGATCCATCGCGCCGAGGCGATGACGCCCCTGCGCGCGCTTCTGATCGGCTTCTGCCAGGCCCTGGCGATGGTCCCCGGCGTCTCGCGCTCGGGCGCCACCATCATGGGCGCCCTGGTGATGGGGGTGGATCGGCGCGCCGCTGCGGAGTTCAGCTTCTTCCTGGCGATGCCGACCATGCTGGCGGCAGCTTCCTATGACCTCTGGAAGCAGCGCGACGTCATCACCTTCGACGATGCCGGCATGATCGCGGTGGGGTTCGTCTGCGCCTTCGTGAGCGCGGCCCTGGTGGTCAAAGCGCTGCTGGCCTTCCTGGCACGCAACACGTTCCGCGTGTTCGGCTGGTACCGGATCGTGGTGGGGCTGATCATGCTGGCGGCAATCACCCTGGCCGCATGAACCATTGACTATTTTACAGGCAGCAGGGTCACATACCCCCTGCCTTCCCGACTAAAAATTAGGCAACAAGCGGAAACGCCGCTTCCGGAAGCGACGTCGGCAACTTCGGCACGGTTCTTGAAAGTCCAGTGGTGGCTCGGGTGTCGGTACGGCGATGCGTTCCCGTATCCAGGCCTGAAACACAGAAAAGTGGACGCGCCGCTTGGCCCCTACCCTGGCGACGCGGCGTCGCGATAGAGGATCATCGATGAGCCGCCGATCTGCCTTCCTCACATCCCTGCCGGCCATGTTCCTGGCGAGCCTGCCGGCGCTCGCCCAGGAGACAGCGCCGGCGGCCGACGCCATCACGGAAGCCGCCGAGACGGTCGCCGCGATCGACAGTGGCGATACGGCATGGATGCTGATCTCCACCGCCCTCGTGCTGCTGATGGTCATCCCCGGCCTGGCCCTGTTCTATGGCGGCATGGTCCGCAAGATGAACGTGCTGGCCACGGTGATGCAGACTTTCGCCGCCACCTGCCTGCTCGGCCTCATCTGGATGATCGTGGGCTATTCGATCGCCTTTGGCGAAGGCAATGCCTTCTTTGGTGACTTCTCCCGCGCCTTCCTGGCGGGCGTGGACCTGGAGACCATGTCCGGGACCATCCCGGAATCGGTGTTCGTCGCCTTCCAGATGACCTTCTTCATCATCACGCCGGCCCTGATTGCGGGCGCCTTTGCCGACCGCATGAAGTTCTCGGCCATGCTGTGGTTCTTCGGTCTCTGGTCGGTGATCGTCTACGCGCCGGTCTGCCACATGGTGTGGGCCGCCAACGGCTACATGTTCGGCGATGGGGTGCTGGACTTCGCCGGCGGCACGGTCGTGCACATCAACGCCGGCATCGCCGGGCTGGTGGCGGCGATCGTGCTGGGCAAGCGCATGGGCTATCCGACCACGCCGCTGCCGCCGCACAACCTGGTGCTCAGCGTCATCGGCGCGGGCCTGCTCTGGGTGGGCTGGTTCGGCTTCAACGCCGGCTCGGCGCTGGCCGCCAACGGCCGGGCCGGCATGGCGATGCTGGTCACGCTGATCGCGCCTGCCGCCGCAGGACTGGCGTGGATGTTCGCGGAGTGGGCAGTGAAGGACAAGCCGTCGGTCCTGGGCCTGATCTCCGGCGTCGTCGGCGGCCTGGTCGCCATCACCCCCGCCGCCGGCTTTGTTGGCCCGGCAGGCGCCCTGGTGATCGGCCTGATCTCCGGCCTGGTCTGCTTCTGGGCCTCCACCAGCCTCAAGCATATGCTGGGCTATGACGACAGCCTGGACTGCTTCGGCGTCCATGGCGTCGGCGGCATCGTCGGCGCGATGCTCACGGGCGTGTTCGCCCTGGAAGCCATCGGCGGCACCCCCGGCCTGCTCGAGGGCAACCCGGCACAGCTCTGGATCCAGATCAAGAGCGTGCTGATCACCGTCGTCTACTGCGGGATCCTCTCCTTTGTGATCCTGAAGGTGATCGACCTGGTGATCGGCCTGCGGGTCGACAAGGATGTCGAGCGCGAGGGCCTCGATCTGGCGCTGCACGGCGAAGCGGTGCACTGAGCCCTTCCCCGTTCGCGTCTCGCGAAGAGGCCGCCGGATCTTCCGGCGGCCTCTTTCACGTCCAGCTGCGGCTGGCGATCGGCCGTTGCGGCGCCATCTCTCTTGTATCGTGACCTCGAAGGAGGACCGGGTTGGACCTTGCAGCCGATCGACCTAACGACGTCATCCTGGATCGCCGCGCCCAGCGCGCCACTCTGCTGTCCGAACGGGCAGCCCGGGTCCTCAAGTCGATGCTCGAACGCGACCCCACCGACCGGTTCACGATCCCCGATCCGGAGGTGATGAGCCAGGCATTCGGCGAGCTCGGCAAGGCCCTTCTCAAGGACCCGGAGCGGCTGGCGCAGGCGCAGATGCGGCTGTGGCTGGACCACGGGCGGTTGTGGAACGCCCAGTTCATGAAGCTGTTCGGCGGGCCGACCATCGCCGTGGCCGAGCCCGAACCGCACGATCGCCGCTTCAAGGACGAGGCCTGGACGCAGTCACCTGCCTATGACTGGCTCAAGCAGTCCTATCTCGTGAACGCGCGATGGCTAAAGGAGGTCGTGGCGGACGTCACCGATCTGGATCCGAAGACCCGCGCCAAGGTGGAATTCTATACCCGGCAGATGATCGACGCCTGCGCGCCCACCAATTTCGCGTTGACCAACCCGGTAGCCCTGGCCCTGGCCGCGGAGACGGGTGGGGAAAGCCTGCTCGACGGCCTGGAGCACCTGCTGGACGACATGGAGCGCGGGCGTGGCGAGTTCATGCCGGCCATGACCCCGCACCAGGCCTTCCGGCTGGGCGAGGACATCGCCACCACCCCAGGCTCGGTGGTCTTCCGCAACGACCTGATCGAGCTGATCCAGTACGCGCCTTCGACACCAGAGGTCGCCAGGACGCCGCTCCTGATCGTGCCGCCGTGGATCAACAAGTTCTACATCCTCGACCTGAAGCCCAGGAACAGCTTCATCCGCTGGGCGGTGGAGCAGGGCCAGACCGTGTTCCTGATCTCCTGGGTCAACCCCGACGCCAGCCTGGCGGGTAAGTCCTTCGAGGACTATCTGCGCGAAGGCCCGCTTGCCGCCATGGACGCGATCCGGGAGCAGACCGGCGAGCCTGCGGTCAACATCATCGGCTACTGCCTGGGCGGGACCCTGACCGCCTGCCTGCTCGCCCATCTGGCGGCGGCCGGCCAGACTGAGCGCATCCGCGCCGCCACCCTGTTCACCTGCCTGACCGACTTTGCGGATCCCGGCGAGGTCGGCGTCTTCATCGACGACGATCAGGTCGAGCGCCTCGAGCGGCACATGGAGCGCAAGGGCTACCTGGAAGCCAGCTACATGGCCCGGGTGTTCGCCATGCTGCGGGCGAACGACCTGATCTGGGGGTTCGCGGTCAACAACTACCTGATGGGGCGCGAGCCGGCCGCCTTCGACCTCCTGCACTGGAACGCCGACGGCACGAGGATGCCGATGATGATGCATGCGTTCTACCTGCGCGAGATGTACCTGAAGAACCGTCTGGTCGAGCCTGGCGCACTCACCCTGCTGGGCACGCCGCTCGATCTCGGCAGGATCGAGTTGCCGGTCTTCTTCCTGAGTACCCGCGACGACCATATCGCGCCCTGGAAGAGCACCTATGCCGGCAGCCGCCGCTTCGGCGGGCCGGTCCACTTCGTCCTGGGCGGTTCCGGGCATATCGCCGGGGTGGTCAATCCTGCCGGCTCGGCCAAATACGGCTTCCATACCGGCGAGACCGACACCGACGATCCCGAGGCATGGCTTGCCGCCGCGTCCGGCCATTCCGGCTCCTGGTGGCCGCACTGGCGCGAATGGCTGCGGCCGTTCGAGGATGGCCAGGTCGCCGCGCGCGACCCGGCGGCTGGTCCGCTGGCCGTGCTGGACGCCGCGCCCGGCCGCAATGTCCTGGTTCGTGCGGATTCCTGACGGCACGACCGACGCGTGCCCAATCGTCCACAACCCGTACGCGAAGCTGTATGGTAGGTCGCTCGCCCGGCGATTTCGACGTGTCGCCCGTGCCGCACTCCGCTAGGGTCGTGGCGGTACCGAACGTCGCACGAGCCAGATCCCGCCGATGTCCACCCCGCAGCGCTACCTGACCCGGACGATCCTGTTCCTGATCGTCGTCCTGATCGTTGTCGGCGTGCTGTACCGGGTCGTTCTCGATGCGTTCAGCCACAATCTCGCGATCAACGGCCTGATCCTGCTCGTGGTGCTGACCGGCATCGCCTACACGTTCCGCCGGATCCTGCAGCTCCGCCCCGAGATAGAGTGGCTGGAGGCCTATCGGACCGCCTCGCCCGGCTTCTCGGTCCAGGACCCGCCGACCCTGCTGTCGCCCCTGGCGACGGTGCTGGCCCAGAGCAGCAAGAAGAACCGCTCGTCGCTCTCGGCCGTGTCGATGCGCTATCTCCTGGACAGCATCGACAACCGGCTGGAGGAAAGCCGCGAGATTTCGCGCTATCTTTCCGGCCTGCCGATCTTTTTGGGCCTGCTCGGCACCTTCTGGGGCCTGATCCTGACGATGGGCTCGATCGGCGAGGTCATCAACGGCCTCTCGATCGGCGGCGGCGAGCTCGTCCAGATCTTCGAGGACCTGAAGGCGGGCCTGACCGCCCCCCTGGCCGGCATGGGCACCGCCTTCTCCGCCTCGCTGTTCGGCCTGGCCGGCTCGCTGGTCCTGCGCTTCATCGACCTGCAGGCGACCCGGGCGCAGAACGTCTTCTACAACGAGCTGGAGGAGTGGCTCTCCAGCCAGGCCCAGCTGTTCGGCGCAGATACCGTCCCCGCCCCGGTGAGCGGGTCCTCCCGCCTGTCGGAGCTGGCCACCTCCGCGCCGCTGCCGGCCTATGTCCAGGCGCTGCTCCAGCAGACCGCCGAGAACCTGGAGCAGATGCAGCGGGTTCTCACCCATGGCGAGGAAGACCGCAGCAAGCTGGCGCGCGGGATCAACGACCTGGGCGAGCAGCTGGGCGTGCTGAACGACCATCTGTCCGGCCAGCAGCGCATGCTGGTGAAGCTGTTCGAGGCGCAGGACAGCCTGGTGCAAACCTTCGCACGGGCGAGCGACCCGACCCGCTCGCCGCTCGACGAGCAGACCCGCAGCCATGTCCGCAACCTCGACCTGCAGCTCGCCCGGCTGATCGACGAGCTGCGCCGGGGCCGCGAGGACACCACGCGCGAGCTGCGCAACGAGATCAAGATGGTGAGCCGGGTGATCGCGGTGGCGGCCGGCGAGCCGGACATGGCCAGGGACTGAGCGACCGTGGCACGTTCACGCCGCGAGCGCGGCGAACAGGACGACATCTGGCCGGGCTTCGTGGACGCGCTGTCCACTCTGCTCATGGGCATCACCTTCCTCCTGGTGGTGTTCGTGCTGGGCCAGTTCTTCATGAGCCGCCTCCTGGCCGGCCGGACCGAGCAGATGGACCGGCTGCAGGTCCAGGTCGCGGACATGGCGAGCCAGCTCGAGCTCTCCCAGGACGAGGCCGACGAGCTCCGGCGCAACCTGCGCCGCCTCGATGCCGACCTGCGCGGGCTCACCACCGAGCGCGACGACCTGCAGGCGCAGCTGCAGAGCAGCGAGGAGAGCCGCACCTCCCTCTCGGACCGGCTGGCCAGCGTGCTGGCGCAGACTGCGACCCTCTCCCGCAATCTCGAGGACACCCGCGGCTCCCTGGAGCAGGAGAACCGGACCCGCGCCGAGCTGGAAGAGGCTCTTGCTTTGGCGCGCGAGCAGATCCGTGCCGATCGCGCCACCGTGGAACTGCAGGTGGGGCAGCTTGCCGAGCTGCAGCAGCAGATCGCCGCGCTCGAAGCGACCCGGGACCGGCTGCAGGACGAGAAGGGCGCGGTTTCCACCTCGCGGGACGAGGCGCTGGCACAGGTGGCCCTGCTCAACCAGCAGATCAGCGAGCTTGGCGGCCAGCTCGCCCTGCTCGGCGAGGCCCTGGAGGTCAAGCAGCAGGAGATCGATGACCAGGCCGAGTCGATCGCGGATCTGGGCCGCAAGCTGAACCTGGCGCTGGCCGACAAGGTGCTGGAGCTGTCACAGTTCCGCTCCGACTTCTTCGGCCGGTTGCGCGGGATCCTTGGTGAGCGCCAG
Proteins encoded in this region:
- a CDS encoding RsmE family RNA methyltransferase, whose protein sequence is MSTIRLFVPGPLVAGTSIELDEARAHYLGRVMRRSEGDPVELFDGRSGGFAGRIAEIARRRVSIDLIAKLRDLPERNTAPVLFQAVIKRPRLEWLVEKATELDVGTIVPVRTRRVAAPLGRVERLATIAMEAAEQSGRLDVPEIAGETILADIGSLRRSGRSLLVLDPTAEARVADLAALHCGDLDILVGPEGGLAAEDEVELAQMPQVVRGRIAPTILRAETAALAGLAALAMLH
- the ubiA gene encoding 4-hydroxybenzoate octaprenyltransferase, whose amino-acid sequence is MSNTPSLSVADRQVNWTDRLPPRLRPYAMLARWDRPIGTWLLLLPCWAGLALAPGLPDPVLLVAFAIGAVAMRGAGCTVNDMADRDFDRRVERTRARPLASGALTLTQAGLFTLAQAAVGGLVLLVLPWPAVLITLLALPLVVIYPFMKRITWWPQAFLGLTFNWGILVGGVAAGAPWPAILLLYAGSIAWTIGYDTIYAHQDKADDALIGVRSTARLFGERTHGWLLLLYATTISGWAAAGWLAGKGPVFLAILLLIALYLFREARTVPIDDPAACLNAFRRHRWVGLALVAGLALDGWMIGT
- a CDS encoding YcjX family GTP-binding protein, whose protein sequence is MDDRNLRLGGSLFTAIGDEIDGLRRGLTDLATGMVRDRTRLAITGLRRSGKTVLTTCLAHHLLEPSGLPFLSVVAENRLDATRLVPLRDLPPFPAEAAIAGLSAAEPVWPKPTDRLSGLSIEILYRTGNRIGRLIDPTRRHFIEIVDYPGEWLLDLPLLEHDFRTFSAQAMTLADRPIRQPAAAGWRALLAGLDPTAPGDAALERRLADAYSTYLHTCQEEMGLSFIQPGRFVDRTRVLDEELVTFCPLPLASGPFPPGSIGARFEARFERYRDEIVKEFYRSNFSRFDRQIVLVDLLTALNRGPDHFIDVQESIATVVRSFRYGSGSILTNWLTPRIDRLVFAATKADHIAPSQHAAMKQLLEIMVAPSSRHTRFSGAPHEVLAVAALRSTDVVRTELHGQVLSCLKGRLVETGQETVLFPGELPPDLPEPDDWNSGRFRFRDFAPRRLPRGRNGASSHIRLDQLLEAAIGDRLA
- a CDS encoding TIGR01620 family protein, with protein sequence MKQQGPIRPFELTPDDPRVGTVEVPPEQELDEETAELIPEPPVGPSRRGAAFWFKVSLALLLVTVLLGQFVLWVRDLTAASPWLATPLGALAVVAAVTGTALAWRGLLRWRALDERAEIRGRIERLSGSELHGEAPERLQEVSQLIRPVPGMPQALTRYEHQASDALADGERIQLYERVVLSELDERAVRIVGMGARDIAVLTAVTPTGLLDALVVLTRTFSMLQRLAGLYGVPPDRVTVLRLMRLSFRNAALAGAADVLTHATTEHLGASFMSILSAKAGQGAGNALLAGRLGLQAIRLLRPLPFVTRRPPRLVDLRGLLGFDPAAPFDAPMRPARERQAERR
- a CDS encoding undecaprenyl-diphosphate phosphatase, giving the protein MESDLSLFQAALLGIVEGLTEFLPVSSTGHLLLSGWLLGVDERFVDLFVVPIQFGAILAVLSLYVTRLWAVARNLPHSAEARRFTLAIILAFLPAAVIGLALHGLIKSLFSHVIIVPIMLILGGILILLIERFHPPSEIHRAEAMTPLRALLIGFCQALAMVPGVSRSGATIMGALVMGVDRRAAAEFSFFLAMPTMLAAASYDLWKQRDVITFDDAGMIAVGFVCAFVSAALVVKALLAFLARNTFRVFGWYRIVVGLIMLAAITLAA
- a CDS encoding ammonium transporter — its product is MSRRSAFLTSLPAMFLASLPALAQETAPAADAITEAAETVAAIDSGDTAWMLISTALVLLMVIPGLALFYGGMVRKMNVLATVMQTFAATCLLGLIWMIVGYSIAFGEGNAFFGDFSRAFLAGVDLETMSGTIPESVFVAFQMTFFIITPALIAGAFADRMKFSAMLWFFGLWSVIVYAPVCHMVWAANGYMFGDGVLDFAGGTVVHINAGIAGLVAAIVLGKRMGYPTTPLPPHNLVLSVIGAGLLWVGWFGFNAGSALAANGRAGMAMLVTLIAPAAAGLAWMFAEWAVKDKPSVLGLISGVVGGLVAITPAAGFVGPAGALVIGLISGLVCFWASTSLKHMLGYDDSLDCFGVHGVGGIVGAMLTGVFALEAIGGTPGLLEGNPAQLWIQIKSVLITVVYCGILSFVILKVIDLVIGLRVDKDVEREGLDLALHGEAVH
- the phaC gene encoding class I poly(R)-hydroxyalkanoic acid synthase, which codes for MDLAADRPNDVILDRRAQRATLLSERAARVLKSMLERDPTDRFTIPDPEVMSQAFGELGKALLKDPERLAQAQMRLWLDHGRLWNAQFMKLFGGPTIAVAEPEPHDRRFKDEAWTQSPAYDWLKQSYLVNARWLKEVVADVTDLDPKTRAKVEFYTRQMIDACAPTNFALTNPVALALAAETGGESLLDGLEHLLDDMERGRGEFMPAMTPHQAFRLGEDIATTPGSVVFRNDLIELIQYAPSTPEVARTPLLIVPPWINKFYILDLKPRNSFIRWAVEQGQTVFLISWVNPDASLAGKSFEDYLREGPLAAMDAIREQTGEPAVNIIGYCLGGTLTACLLAHLAAAGQTERIRAATLFTCLTDFADPGEVGVFIDDDQVERLERHMERKGYLEASYMARVFAMLRANDLIWGFAVNNYLMGREPAAFDLLHWNADGTRMPMMMHAFYLREMYLKNRLVEPGALTLLGTPLDLGRIELPVFFLSTRDDHIAPWKSTYAGSRRFGGPVHFVLGGSGHIAGVVNPAGSAKYGFHTGETDTDDPEAWLAAASGHSGSWWPHWREWLRPFEDGQVAARDPAAGPLAVLDAAPGRNVLVRADS
- a CDS encoding MotA/TolQ/ExbB proton channel family protein; the encoded protein is MSTPQRYLTRTILFLIVVLIVVGVLYRVVLDAFSHNLAINGLILLVVLTGIAYTFRRILQLRPEIEWLEAYRTASPGFSVQDPPTLLSPLATVLAQSSKKNRSSLSAVSMRYLLDSIDNRLEESREISRYLSGLPIFLGLLGTFWGLILTMGSIGEVINGLSIGGGELVQIFEDLKAGLTAPLAGMGTAFSASLFGLAGSLVLRFIDLQATRAQNVFYNELEEWLSSQAQLFGADTVPAPVSGSSRLSELATSAPLPAYVQALLQQTAENLEQMQRVLTHGEEDRSKLARGINDLGEQLGVLNDHLSGQQRMLVKLFEAQDSLVQTFARASDPTRSPLDEQTRSHVRNLDLQLARLIDELRRGREDTTRELRNEIKMVSRVIAVAAGEPDMARD
- a CDS encoding peptidoglycan -binding protein, whose protein sequence is MARSRRERGEQDDIWPGFVDALSTLLMGITFLLVVFVLGQFFMSRLLAGRTEQMDRLQVQVADMASQLELSQDEADELRRNLRRLDADLRGLTTERDDLQAQLQSSEESRTSLSDRLASVLAQTATLSRNLEDTRGSLEQENRTRAELEEALALAREQIRADRATVELQVGQLAELQQQIAALEATRDRLQDEKGAVSTSRDEALAQVALLNQQISELGGQLALLGEALEVKQQEIDDQAESIADLGRKLNLALADKVLELSQFRSDFFGRLRGILGERQGVQIVGDRFVFQSEVLFDSGSATLKPEGEDQLAAFAETLEGIIDEIPEDLPWILRVDGHTDKRPISTPTFPSNWELSTARAINVARFLVANGLPADRVAAAGFAEFRPIDPGESEEAYRRNRRIELQLTNF